In Gemmatimonadota bacterium, the genomic window AACACGGGGTAGGTACAGCGATCCTCATTTTTGCCGACCATAAAGTCTATGCGTTCAAAACTCGTGACATCGAGAGGGCGCGTTGTGCGAAAATAAATCAAGGGATCCACATGCATATTTCCGCACAAATGAATATGACCATCGTCGTCGATGGCCATGGTCAGTGAATTGTGACTGTCCCATCCGACCTCCGATGACAGTCGGCCCCGATTCTCCAGCCATATACCTTCGGGGTGTGCAAATATCCAGGTCTCTTCATCTATCTTTCGCATTCCAACGGTTATTTTGCGCTCGGCATTGTAAAACGCGATAAATTGCACATCGCCGTGGGTCAATAGATCAAATCCGACGGGATGACCAGACCAGACCATTGCGACAGATAGCGAACTATAAACGGAAAGTGTACTGGAACTCATAGTTTCCCTTCTGGTTCGTTAAAACAAAGAGCGCGTTTTTTGATCAAAGATGTAGTGTTTGGGATTTTCGGGATCGCCATTTTTATAGACTGAGTAATGGAGATGAGGCGCTGTTGAGCGTCCTGTCCTGCCCATCTCTCCAATCTTTTCACCGCGTTTGACGCGCGTTCCGAGCTTGACATGTGGCTTTCTGTTCAGGTGTCCATACAGGGTTTTCAGGCCATAGCCGTGGTCGATAATCACATACCATCCCAAACGTCTGTTGTGGTCAATTTTGTCTATTTTCCCATCGGCTGTGGCGATAATGGGCGTGCCCCTGCGACCGGGATAATCGATACCAAAGTGAAATTGTCTGCGACCAGTGAATGGATCGCGACGGTAGCCAAATCCCGACGATATTCTCGGATTTTCCATCCGTACGGGGGTAATTGAAGGGATGTGCTGACGCATCTGGATGTCTTGGCTGAGTACTGTCAAAATCGTATCAAAACTGGTTTTCAGAAAGTGCGCTTCTCGCAAGAGTTGATCCATATTGGTGCGGTTATCAGTCAGAAGATCTGAGACATCGTCTGAAACGGCACTTTCCCATTCTGGCAGTATGGCCTCTCCGCCCCCCACACCTATTTGACGGACTTCGTCACTCGGTTCGGACAGGTCAACCCAGGCGCGCATGATGCGATCTTTTTCCTGTAGCTGGTCCATGTTGTGGCGCATGTTTTCCAATTCTTCTTGTATTAAGACAAATTCGCGTTGGAGTGCCGTGTTTTCCTCCTTGAGTTCGGCAAGTCTTTCCCTTTTGCCAATTGTGGCAACATAGCCGAGTGAGAGCAATAGGAGCAGGCATAATGTACTTATAATGCCGATAAATTTGGGTCGTGAGAGATGGTATTCTTTGATATAACCTTCATTGTGGGAGATAAACATTAAAGTCAAATATTTTTTCATACAATAAATCCGGGTAAAGGTGAGAGTGATTTATCTATGGCTGAGGGAGGATATAGTACTTTTAATAAACACAGATAAGTGAGCAATATAAAACTTTTCGACCATTTTATCAAGCGTTGACTGTTCCCCAGTTTTTCAGGAAGACGAAGGCTTCGCCGCGCACGGCCTGGCGCAAATTGGGAATATTGTCGCAGAAAATACGCACTACTTTAGCCTGTGCTTCAAAATTGTCAATCAGATAATTTTTGAGC contains:
- a CDS encoding peptidoglycan DD-metalloendopeptidase family protein, with translation MKKYLTLMFISHNEGYIKEYHLSRPKFIGIISTLCLLLLLSLGYVATIGKRERLAELKEENTALQREFVLIQEELENMRHNMDQLQEKDRIMRAWVDLSEPSDEVRQIGVGGGEAILPEWESAVSDDVSDLLTDNRTNMDQLLREAHFLKTSFDTILTVLSQDIQMRQHIPSITPVRMENPRISSGFGYRRDPFTGRRQFHFGIDYPGRRGTPIIATADGKIDKIDHNRRLGWYVIIDHGYGLKTLYGHLNRKPHVKLGTRVKRGEKIGEMGRTGRSTAPHLHYSVYKNGDPENPKHYIFDQKTRSLF